Proteins co-encoded in one Dreissena polymorpha isolate Duluth1 chromosome 12, UMN_Dpol_1.0, whole genome shotgun sequence genomic window:
- the LOC127853978 gene encoding beta-1,4-N-acetylgalactosaminyltransferase bre-4-like isoform X1: protein MRSVIKMIIVLVVLLVAFQYLLSALFLISRQFVDLSIMHTSLEHVMNAPMLGNITIRHATPETQELCPSIPPKLQGRISINMSVLSWASLEQTLTYLEIGGHFRPAGCVARTKVAIVVPYRNREVHLKIFLNTIHPFLQKQQLDYGMFVIEMAPNITFNRGLLMNIGYQEALRDYDYQCFIFHDVDLLPEDDRNLYSCEQSPRHMSVAIDKHNYTLPYEAYFGGVSAISRRHFQKINGFSNVFFGWGGEDDDMYLRIVYTGLDVTRNSATVARYKMLRHAEDKLNELNAVRFRLLNTARRRRLQDGIRNVKYTVLKKEYRQLYTWILTSPHTSGAMFSVNGREGLRMSQRKNKHF, encoded by the exons ATGCGCAGTGTCATCAAGATGATTATTGTGTTAGTGGTACTGCTCGTCGCCTTTCAGTACCTCTTGTCCGCTCTCTTTTTGATATCGCGTCAGTTTGTTGATCTCAGCATTATGCACACGTCCCTAGAACACGTGATGAATGCGCCGATGCTTGGAAACATAACTATACGTCATGCGACGCCTGAAACTCAAGAGCTGTGTCCGTCGATACCACCAAAATTGC AAGGTCGCATTAGCATTAACATGAGCGTACTATCATGGGCGTCGTTGGAGCAAACATTAACATACCTCGAAATAGGCGGTCATTTTCGACCAGCAGGATGCGTCGCGCGCACCAAGGTCGCCATCGTGGTCCCCTACCGGAACAGAGAAGTACACCTTAAAATATTCCTGAACACCATACACCcatttcttcaaaagcaacagcTGGATTATGGAATGTTTGTCATAGAGATG GCTCCAAACATCACGTTCAACCGCGGACTTCTAATGAACATTGGCTACCAGGAGGCATTGAGGGACTATGACTATCAGTGCTTCATCTTTCACGATGTCGATCTCCTGCCTGAAGATGATCGCAACCTGTATTCGTGTGAACAGAGTCCCCGTCACATGTCTGTAGCTATTGATAAACACAATTACAC ACTCCCATACGAAGCGTATTTTGGCGGTGTAAGTGCCATTTCCAGACGCCATTTCCAGAAAATAAACGGTTTCTCAAACGTATTCTTCGGTTGGGGAGGGGAAGATGATGACATGTACTTACG AATTGTATACACCGGTCTGGATGTGACGCGGAACTCTGCAACAGTTGCAAGATATAAAATGCTTCGTCATGCAGAGGACAAGTTAAACGAGTTAAACGCCGTCAG ATTCCGTTTACTAAATACTGCCCGTAGAAGACGTTTGCAAGATGGCATTAGAAATGTCAAGTATACAGTCTTGAAGAAGGAGTATCGTCAATTATACACGTGGATATTGACAAGTCCTCACACATCTGGTGCTATGTTTAGCGTCAATGGACGAGAAGGATTGCGGATGTcccaaagaaaaaacaaacatttctga
- the LOC127853978 gene encoding beta-1,4-N-acetylgalactosaminyltransferase bre-4-like isoform X2: MRSVIKMIIVLVVLLVAFQYLLSALFLISRQFVDLSIMHTSLEHVMNAPMLGNITIRHATPETQELCPSIPPKLQGRISINMSVLSWASLEQTLTYLEIGGHFRPAGCVARTKVAIVVPYRNREAPNITFNRGLLMNIGYQEALRDYDYQCFIFHDVDLLPEDDRNLYSCEQSPRHMSVAIDKHNYTLPYEAYFGGVSAISRRHFQKINGFSNVFFGWGGEDDDMYLRIVYTGLDVTRNSATVARYKMLRHAEDKLNELNAVRFRLLNTARRRRLQDGIRNVKYTVLKKEYRQLYTWILTSPHTSGAMFSVNGREGLRMSQRKNKHF; this comes from the exons ATGCGCAGTGTCATCAAGATGATTATTGTGTTAGTGGTACTGCTCGTCGCCTTTCAGTACCTCTTGTCCGCTCTCTTTTTGATATCGCGTCAGTTTGTTGATCTCAGCATTATGCACACGTCCCTAGAACACGTGATGAATGCGCCGATGCTTGGAAACATAACTATACGTCATGCGACGCCTGAAACTCAAGAGCTGTGTCCGTCGATACCACCAAAATTGC AAGGTCGCATTAGCATTAACATGAGCGTACTATCATGGGCGTCGTTGGAGCAAACATTAACATACCTCGAAATAGGCGGTCATTTTCGACCAGCAGGATGCGTCGCGCGCACCAAGGTCGCCATCGTGGTCCCCTACCGGAACAGAGAA GCTCCAAACATCACGTTCAACCGCGGACTTCTAATGAACATTGGCTACCAGGAGGCATTGAGGGACTATGACTATCAGTGCTTCATCTTTCACGATGTCGATCTCCTGCCTGAAGATGATCGCAACCTGTATTCGTGTGAACAGAGTCCCCGTCACATGTCTGTAGCTATTGATAAACACAATTACAC ACTCCCATACGAAGCGTATTTTGGCGGTGTAAGTGCCATTTCCAGACGCCATTTCCAGAAAATAAACGGTTTCTCAAACGTATTCTTCGGTTGGGGAGGGGAAGATGATGACATGTACTTACG AATTGTATACACCGGTCTGGATGTGACGCGGAACTCTGCAACAGTTGCAAGATATAAAATGCTTCGTCATGCAGAGGACAAGTTAAACGAGTTAAACGCCGTCAG ATTCCGTTTACTAAATACTGCCCGTAGAAGACGTTTGCAAGATGGCATTAGAAATGTCAAGTATACAGTCTTGAAGAAGGAGTATCGTCAATTATACACGTGGATATTGACAAGTCCTCACACATCTGGTGCTATGTTTAGCGTCAATGGACGAGAAGGATTGCGGATGTcccaaagaaaaaacaaacatttctga
- the LOC127853978 gene encoding beta-1,4-N-acetylgalactosaminyltransferase bre-4-like isoform X3: MRSVIKMIIVLVVLLVAFQYLLSALFLISRQFVDLSIMHTSLEHVMNAPMLGNITIRHATPETQELCPSIPPKLQGRISINMSVLSWASLEQTLTYLEIGGHFRPAGCVARTKVAIVVPYRNREVHLKIFLNTIHPFLQKQQLDYGMFVIEMAPNITFNRGLLMNIGYQEALRDYDYQCFIFHDVDLLPEDDRNLYSCEQSPRHMSVAIDKHNYTIVYTGLDVTRNSATVARYKMLRHAEDKLNELNAVRFRLLNTARRRRLQDGIRNVKYTVLKKEYRQLYTWILTSPHTSGAMFSVNGREGLRMSQRKNKHF, translated from the exons ATGCGCAGTGTCATCAAGATGATTATTGTGTTAGTGGTACTGCTCGTCGCCTTTCAGTACCTCTTGTCCGCTCTCTTTTTGATATCGCGTCAGTTTGTTGATCTCAGCATTATGCACACGTCCCTAGAACACGTGATGAATGCGCCGATGCTTGGAAACATAACTATACGTCATGCGACGCCTGAAACTCAAGAGCTGTGTCCGTCGATACCACCAAAATTGC AAGGTCGCATTAGCATTAACATGAGCGTACTATCATGGGCGTCGTTGGAGCAAACATTAACATACCTCGAAATAGGCGGTCATTTTCGACCAGCAGGATGCGTCGCGCGCACCAAGGTCGCCATCGTGGTCCCCTACCGGAACAGAGAAGTACACCTTAAAATATTCCTGAACACCATACACCcatttcttcaaaagcaacagcTGGATTATGGAATGTTTGTCATAGAGATG GCTCCAAACATCACGTTCAACCGCGGACTTCTAATGAACATTGGCTACCAGGAGGCATTGAGGGACTATGACTATCAGTGCTTCATCTTTCACGATGTCGATCTCCTGCCTGAAGATGATCGCAACCTGTATTCGTGTGAACAGAGTCCCCGTCACATGTCTGTAGCTATTGATAAACACAATTACAC AATTGTATACACCGGTCTGGATGTGACGCGGAACTCTGCAACAGTTGCAAGATATAAAATGCTTCGTCATGCAGAGGACAAGTTAAACGAGTTAAACGCCGTCAG ATTCCGTTTACTAAATACTGCCCGTAGAAGACGTTTGCAAGATGGCATTAGAAATGTCAAGTATACAGTCTTGAAGAAGGAGTATCGTCAATTATACACGTGGATATTGACAAGTCCTCACACATCTGGTGCTATGTTTAGCGTCAATGGACGAGAAGGATTGCGGATGTcccaaagaaaaaacaaacatttctga
- the LOC127854095 gene encoding baculoviral IAP repeat-containing protein 7-B-like isoform X1 yields the protein MGTFPQNVNVSGLRLANNGFYFTGRDAIVRCFSCHRYHSDWQTDGVLYQVGYWMHEEDCAFMLEMDSSNVPMHRQPGENQHLTNSHLLLGPMAHGLHYMDQGITGEVLPDASGALYYDVTVDLASYRRRHPSDRPSHPLYAIQNLRLISFLNSPSDLQVRGETLTEAGFFYLGYQDRVRCFQCGFEVTVREEDSDQWTAHAQWCPQ from the exons ATGGG AACGTTTCCGCAAAACGTGAATGTGAGCGGATTAAGACTGGCCAACAACGGATTCTATTTTACTGGACGTGATGCGATAGTGCGATGTTTTAGCTGTCATAGATACCACAGTGACTGGCAGACGGACGGCGTCCTGTATCAAGTGGGATATTGGATGCACGAGGAAGATTGCGCGTTCATGCTGGAAATGGACAGCAGTAACGTACCCATGCACCGTCAGCCAGGTGAAAACCAGCACCTAACAAACTCACATCTTCTGCTGGGTCCGATGGCACATGGCTTACACTATATGGATCAGGGAATCACTG GTGAAGTCCTGCCTGACGCTTCCGGGGCTTTGTACTATGACGTCACAGTCGATTTGGCGTCGTATCGTCGTCGGCATCCTTCTGATAGGCCATCTCACCCGTTGTACGCGATTCAGAACCTAAGGCTGATCTCGTTTTTAAACAGTCCCTCAGACCTGCAGGTTCGGGGTGAGACTCTCACTGAGGCTGGATTCTTCTACTTAG GTTATCAAGACCGAGTGCGATGCTTTCAGTGTGGCTTTGAAGTGACTGTCCGTGAAGAAGACTCTGACCAATGGACTGCGCATGCCCAATGGTGTCCCCAGTGA
- the LOC127854095 gene encoding death-associated inhibitor of apoptosis 1-like isoform X2, with product MFPCLLRTFPQNVNVSGLRLANNGFYFTGRDAIVRCFSCHRYHSDWQTDGVLYQVGYWMHEEDCAFMLEMDSSNVPMHRQPGENQHLTNSHLLLGPMAHGLHYMDQGITGEVLPDASGALYYDVTVDLASYRRRHPSDRPSHPLYAIQNLRLISFLNSPSDLQVRGETLTEAGFFYLGYQDRVRCFYCGFEVTVR from the exons ATGTTTCCATGTTTGTTAAG AACGTTTCCGCAAAACGTGAATGTGAGCGGATTAAGACTGGCCAACAACGGATTCTATTTTACTGGACGTGATGCGATAGTGCGATGTTTTAGCTGTCATAGATACCACAGTGACTGGCAGACGGACGGCGTCCTGTATCAAGTGGGATATTGGATGCACGAGGAAGATTGCGCGTTCATGCTGGAAATGGACAGCAGTAACGTACCCATGCACCGTCAGCCAGGTGAAAACCAGCACCTAACAAACTCACATCTTCTGCTGGGTCCGATGGCACATGGCTTACACTATATGGATCAGGGAATCACTG GTGAAGTCCTGCCTGACGCTTCCGGGGCTTTGTACTATGACGTCACAGTCGATTTGGCGTCGTATCGTCGTCGGCATCCTTCTGATAGGCCATCTCACCCGTTGTACGCGATTCAGAACCTAAGGCTGATCTCGTTTTTAAACAGTCCCTCAGACCTGCAGGTTCGGGGTGAGACTCTCACTGAGGCTGGATTCTTCTACTTAG GTTACCAAGACCGAGTGCGATGCTTTTACTGTGGCTTTGAAGTGACTGTCCGTTGA
- the LOC127854096 gene encoding uncharacterized protein LOC127854096, translating to MLIATSKTSRVLCNCFRDHQDVENILSFAHKLKGKPELGINRDYPNEIVEARSRIWPKFKEMKAANPPRTVHIGYPAKLIVQKKVVIDEFPDWREVLQTSRLKHKQTDLNKHGNITTPNSSELPTQNRFGCCMETGSASSESDSQTPDIETEEEVDQYSQVMRDYEHRKQKQYVSSINFSPTPPNDKPPTLQSDKPPEIATT from the exons atgctaattgcaacatcaaagacaagcag ggtactatgtaactgtttCCGTGATCACCAGGACGTGGAGAACATACTCTCGTTTGCACATAAATTGAAGGGCAAACCCGAACTCGGTATAAACAGGGATTACCCAAATGAAATAGTTGAGGCCAGGTCCCGCATTTGGCCGAAATTCAAAGAAATGAAGGCTGCGAATCCCCCACGTACAGTACATATTGGTTACCCAGCCAAACTAATTGTGCAGAAAAAGGTAGTGATTGATGAGTTCCCCGACTGGAGAGAAGTACTACAAACGTCTAGactaaaacataaacaaactgaCCTTAACAAACATGGAAACATCACGACGCCAAACAGTTCTGAGCTCCCAACTCAGAATAGGTTCGGATGCTGTATGGAAACCGGTTCAGCGAGTAGTGAGAGCGATTCCCAAACCCCCGATATCGAGACCGAGGAAGAGGTCGACCAATACAGCCAGGTCATGCGGGACTACGAACACAGGAAACAGAAACAGTATGTCTCTTCAATAAACTTTTCACCGACGCCACCGAATGATAAACCCCCAACGCTACAGAGTGATAAACCCCCGGAAATAGCGACGACTTAG